From a region of the Babylonia areolata isolate BAREFJ2019XMU chromosome 25, ASM4173473v1, whole genome shotgun sequence genome:
- the LOC143299696 gene encoding uncharacterized protein LOC143299696, protein MDFPVLLILLLCHTAWIISGDLNFGQGNGFRLTASKAFFLPHDDVTFTCMKAANGQGEDNPSSLVFPSSKGITWERNGQSLFSTSREGDTCHVQAESVLGRPAVTQRDLEDVTCVEDDASVRVTIRNITVSPRGDRWLCSKFPFLESNPVSLHNFVTLSDVDLSVTDHYPDDVSTGILMTLVCRASPCNPPPTVTWRLTRGDGHVLPLPDRSRTRSQVDGYGRVVVAAELALTADPRYQNATASCSASNALPGGRGEGGGSGDNGEGWITSENVTLSISRPPRVLLTVSPASEVTEGMAVTLTCGAHGHPRPEVRWRREGGYLPGGLREAQTPIIRLNPARAPDQGQYTCRAFNGVPPEVSNSVFLTVNEPVRTLKISDGDRSTEVSEKKATGRTPNNSGRTTTTTTNTRHNHNDDDDSAGKADASSSSSGSSGDDSGSDGGIIAAVVVSVLVVVGAVAVVVVVLLLLNRRRKNFTSPGSMASLFSHCPERSMTAPGAGLYAPRTSQRPTALTPLTLDAFPQYLELPPAPSPPGESSTGDTGFPAERQWSRAGTAVPCPPPPTPTSPEARWCTAMTKFVTSYATSDM, encoded by the exons GTGACCTCAACTTCGGACAAGGCAACGGCTTCCGGCTCACAGCCTCCAAAGCCTTCTTCCTGCCCCACGATGACGTCACCTTCACGTGCATGAAAGCAGCCAATGGCCAGGGGGAAGACAACCCCAGCAGTCTGGTTTTTCCCAGCAGTAAAG GTATCACGTGGGAACGCAACGGCCAATCGCTGTTCTCCACGTCACGTGAGGGCGACACGTGTCACGTGCAGGCGGAGAGCGTGCTGGGAAGGCCCGCCGTGACGCAGCGAGACCTGGAAGACGTGACGTGTGTGGAGGATGACGCCTCAGTGCGTGTCACCATTCGCAACATCACCGTCTCCCCCAGGGGCGACCGGTGGCTGTGCTCCAAGTTCCCCTTTCTGGAGAGCAACCCGGTGTCTTTGCACAACTTTG TGACGCTGTCTGACGTGGACCTGAGCGTCACAGACCACTACCCCGATGACGTCAGCACGGGCATCCTGATGACGCTGGTGTGTCGGGCGTCCCCTTGCAACCCGCCGCCCACCGTCACGTGGCGCCTGACGCGCGGCGACGGTCACGTGCTCCCTCTGCCCGACCGGTCACGCACGCGCTCCCAAGTGGACGGCTACGGGCGCGTGGTGGTGGCTGCGGAGCTGGCCCTGACGGCGGACCCCCGCTACCAGAACGCTACGGCGTCGTGTAGCGCCTCCAACGCTCTgcctgggggtaggggtgagggtggggggtctggTGATAATGGTGAGGGCTGGATCACCTCGGAGAACGTCACCCTGAGCATCAGCA GGCCCCCAAGGGTCCTCCTGACCGTCAGCCCGGCCAGCGAGGTCACGGAGGGCATGGCGGTGACCTTGACCTGCGGGGCGCACGGCCACCCGCGGCCAGAGGtgcggtggaggagggagggggggtacctTCCGGGTGGCCTGAGGGAGGCCCAGACCCCCATTATCCGCCTGAACCCTGCCAGGGCCCCGGACCAGGGGCAGTACACCTGTCGGGCCTTCAACGGGGTTCCGCCTGAGGTCTCCAACTCGGTGTTTCTCACCGTGAACG AGCCTGTCCGCACCCTCAAGATCTCAGACGGAGACCGGAGCACGGAAGTGAGCGAGAAGAAGGCCACGGGGAGGACACCCAACAACTccggaagaaccaccaccaccaccaccaacacccgccacaaccacaacgacgacgacgacagtgcCGGCAAGGCTGACGCCTCCTCGTCATCGTCGGGGAGTAGCGGCGATGACAGCGGCAGTGATGGTGGAATCATTGCAGCCGTCGTCGTTtccgtgctggtggtggtgggggcggtggcggtggtggtggtggtcttgctGTTGCTGAACCGTCGGAGGAAGAATTTcacgt ccCCTGGATCAATGGCCTCCCTCTTTTCCCACTGTCCAGAAAG GTCCATGACTGCGCCGGGGGCCGGGCTGTACGCCCCCAGGACCTCCCAGCGGCCGACAGCCCTGACCCCCCTCACCCTGGACGCCTTCCCACAGTACCTGGAGTTACcgcccgcccccagccccccgggGGAATCCTCAACAGGGGATACGGGGTTCCCCGCGGAGAGACAG TGGTCAAGGGCAGGAACGGCCGTCCCCTGCccgccgcccccaacccccacgtcaCCGGAGGCCCGCTGGTGTACGGCTATGACGAAATTCGTGACGTCATACGCGACGAGCGACATGTGA